One stretch of Streptomyces sp. 135 DNA includes these proteins:
- a CDS encoding TetR family transcriptional regulator C-terminal domain-containing protein — translation MPKQVDYEERRRRIAEAVCLLIARSGMESVSLRDVAAEARVSMGAVQRCFRTKDEMLLFALEDISQRVGERARARIETSDAPRSAATLLDRTLSALALVDAEDREQAQVWGAFVAHAAVSGQLAAVLRETYAKLHELLVWLLGYGKDTGELSPALDPSAEARALLALTEGLTAQVLVGHQTPESAREVLGRYVRGLMA, via the coding sequence ATGCCCAAGCAGGTCGACTACGAGGAGCGGCGCCGCCGCATCGCCGAAGCGGTCTGCCTCCTGATCGCCCGCTCCGGGATGGAGTCCGTCAGCCTCCGCGACGTCGCCGCGGAGGCGCGGGTGTCGATGGGCGCGGTCCAGCGCTGCTTCCGCACCAAGGACGAGATGCTGCTCTTCGCCCTGGAGGACATCTCGCAGCGGGTCGGCGAGCGCGCGAGAGCCCGCATCGAGACGTCCGACGCGCCCCGCTCGGCCGCGACCCTGCTGGACCGCACGCTGTCCGCGCTCGCGCTCGTCGACGCGGAGGACAGGGAGCAGGCGCAGGTCTGGGGCGCCTTCGTGGCGCACGCGGCGGTGAGCGGGCAACTGGCGGCGGTGCTCCGCGAGACGTACGCCAAACTGCACGAACTCCTCGTCTGGCTGCTCGGCTACGGCAAGGACACCGGCGAACTGTCCCCGGCCCTGGACCCGTCCGCCGAGGCCCGCGCCCTGCTCGCCCTGACGGAGGGCCTCACCGCGCAGGTCCTGGTGGGCCATCAGACTCCGGAATCGGCACGGGAGGTGCTGGGGCGGTATGTGCGCGGCCTGATGGCCTGA